The nucleotide sequence ATCATTCCACAGAGCGAGTACGACGCCGTGCAAGCTAACCTGAAGTCGACCAGCGCCCAGCGCTCCACGGCTCAGCAGCAGGTGCGCGTGGCCCAGCAGCAGGTAGCCGCCGCCCGCCAGCAGATTGCCGTAGCCGAAGCCGTGGTAAAGCAGCGCCAGGCCGACCTCGATAACGCTAAGCTCCAGCTCAGCTACACCACCATCACGGCCCCCGGCAACGGCGTGGTCAGCAAGAAAGGCATACAGCCCGGCCAGGTGGTAAGCCCCGGCCAGCAGATGATGGGCCTGGTGGCTTCCGAGCAAACCTGGATCATCGCCAACTTCAAGGAAACCCAGCTGGAAAACATGAAAGTGGGCCAGCCCGTGAGCGTAGAGGTTGACGCCTACCCCAACGAGGAGTTCCAGGGCCACGTCGAGTCGCTGTCGGCTGCTACCGGCGCCCGCTTCGCCTTGCTGCCCCCCGACAATGCCTCCGGCAACTTCGTGAAGGTGACCCAACGCGTCCCCGTCAAAATCGTGCTCGACAAAGCTGACCCCGAACACCCCCTCCGCGCCGGCATGAGCGTGGTAGCTACGGTGAAGGTAAAATAGTGCCTGGCTTTCGGGCCGGATAAAATCAGCCCGCCCCAAGTACTAAGCCCTAACAACTAAGCACAACTAAATGGAAACCGGATTAACGAAATGGATCATCGTGGCGACGGTGGTGTTGTGCACGCTGCTGGAGCTTATCGATACCAGCATCGTGAATGTAGCCCTGACGCAAATGATGGGCAATCTGTCCGCCACTCAGCAGGAAGTAAGCTGGGTGGTGGCTTCCTACGGCATTGCCAACGTCATCGTCATCCCGATGACGGGCTTTCTGGCCGAGCAGTTCGGCCGCCGCAACTACTACCTCTTCTCCGTGATTCTGTTTACGCTGGCTTCCATGGCCTGCGGACAGAGCACCAACATCTGGGAGCTGGTGGCGTTCCGCTTCATTCAGGGTATTGGTGGGGGCGCCCTCATGGCCACCTCGCAGGCTATTCTAATTGATACGTTTCCGCCCAAGCAGCTGGCGCTCGGGCAGGCCTTGTTCGGCATGGGCGTGATTATCGGCCCCACCATCGGCCCCACGCTCGGCGGCTACATAGTCGACAACTACTCTTGGCCCTGGATTTTCTATGTGAACGTGCCCGTAGGCATCATCGCCTCCTTCTGCACCGTTCTCTTCATCCGCGACCCGGAGCGCATCAAAAATGCCATCCCCCGGCCCCTGCGCGACATCGACTGGACTGGTATCTTCCTGCTTATCCTGGGCGTCGGCTCCTTGCAGCTGGTGCTGGAGCAAGGCGAGCGGGAAGAATGGTTTGAAAGCGCCTACATTCTGGCCTTCACCGCCGCCTCTATTATAGGTGTCGTCGGATTCATCTGGCGCGAGCTAACCGCCGAGCAGCCCATCGTGGATCTACGCGTGCTCACCAAAAGCCGCAACCTAGCTGTCGGCGCGTTCCTGTCGTTCATTCTCGGGTTCGGCCTGTTCGCCTCCGTGTTTGTGTTCCCCATCTTCTGCCAGCGCATCCTGGGCTTCACCGCCGCCCAGACC is from Hymenobacter yonginensis and encodes:
- a CDS encoding DHA2 family efflux MFS transporter permease subunit encodes the protein METGLTKWIIVATVVLCTLLELIDTSIVNVALTQMMGNLSATQQEVSWVVASYGIANVIVIPMTGFLAEQFGRRNYYLFSVILFTLASMACGQSTNIWELVAFRFIQGIGGGALMATSQAILIDTFPPKQLALGQALFGMGVIIGPTIGPTLGGYIVDNYSWPWIFYVNVPVGIIASFCTVLFIRDPERIKNAIPRPLRDIDWTGIFLLILGVGSLQLVLEQGEREEWFESAYILAFTAASIIGVVGFIWRELTAEQPIVDLRVLTKSRNLAVGAFLSFILGFGLFASVFVFPIFCQRILGFTAAQTGLLLLPGALLSGFMMPVVGKMIQRGVPQKFMLPIGFGVFFIFSYWMSRRITPLAGESDFFWPLMLRGFGLALLFLPITTMSLSGISGKDAGQAAGLTGMIRQLGGSFGVALVGTYIERTSFHNRVALLPNISLYDPETQQRVQGLTAGFMAKGASLMQAQQQAYVALEGMLMKQTAIITYGQTFLLIGLFFLACLPLVLIIKRARPGEKVDLNAAH
- a CDS encoding HlyD family secretion protein codes for the protein MATPVQQDPAVATSRPAAPAYEPAVDEQPAGRSKRPIILIIVALVLLVGGYFGWQRYQFGLSHEETDDAQVEGDVYPILPRVGGPVVDVKVQDNQTVKKGDVLVTLDPADYQQRVNAAEAALAAAQANVVAAQAGVGTAQANVSSAQSAIGVSDANRSRLEKDLKRSAFLRKEDIIPQSEYDAVQANLKSTSAQRSTAQQQVRVAQQQVAAARQQIAVAEAVVKQRQADLDNAKLQLSYTTITAPGNGVVSKKGIQPGQVVSPGQQMMGLVASEQTWIIANFKETQLENMKVGQPVSVEVDAYPNEEFQGHVESLSAATGARFALLPPDNASGNFVKVTQRVPVKIVLDKADPEHPLRAGMSVVATVKVK